Proteins from a genomic interval of Phenylobacterium sp. LH3H17:
- a CDS encoding cytochrome c: protein MSEMTSVVSIALVMALTAGGAVAATSVEKAVALRQSGYKETGKSFKAINDELKKDAPRTKLIAAEAKKVHGFSLAIPKWFPKGSGPESGLKTRAKSDIWAEPAKFAEATKAFQVESQKLRVAARKGDVEAIKLQVKATGGSCGGCHKPFRAEEK from the coding sequence ATGTCCGAAATGACCAGCGTAGTCAGCATCGCCTTAGTAATGGCCCTGACCGCGGGCGGCGCCGTCGCTGCGACTTCGGTGGAGAAGGCCGTCGCCCTGCGCCAGTCCGGTTACAAGGAGACCGGCAAGTCGTTCAAGGCGATTAATGACGAACTCAAGAAGGATGCGCCGCGCACGAAGTTGATCGCCGCCGAAGCCAAGAAGGTCCACGGATTTTCCCTGGCCATCCCCAAGTGGTTTCCCAAGGGTTCCGGTCCGGAGAGCGGCCTGAAGACCCGTGCCAAGTCCGACATCTGGGCCGAACCCGCCAAGTTCGCCGAGGCGACCAAGGCGTTTCAGGTCGAGAGCCAGAAGCTGCGCGTGGCAGCCCGGAAGGGCGACGTCGAGGCGATCAAGCTTCAGGTCAAGGCCACCGGCGGGTCCTGCGGCGGCTGCCACAAGCCCTTCCGCGCTGAGGAGAAATGA
- a CDS encoding cytochrome b/b6 domain-containing protein, protein MSEPTRLRAPGVALWDLPTRIFHWSMVVLILVAWFSAEQNMQIHKWAGYGLLGLLVFRLWWGVAGGSTARFASFLTGPRATLSYLKTVGERSPSHSAGHNPLGAWSVVAMIAVMLALTVLGLFAADIDGIESGPLTYLVSFETSRLCAELHELLFRVLQGLVVMHLLAVAYYWAWKRQNLIGAMISGKSAFAAAPLRRGRLWSLLVGLVLAVGVVWAAAKGLRF, encoded by the coding sequence ATGAGCGAGCCCACACGGCTCCGCGCGCCTGGCGTGGCGCTTTGGGACCTGCCCACCCGGATATTCCACTGGTCTATGGTGGTCCTGATCCTGGTCGCCTGGTTCTCCGCCGAACAGAACATGCAGATCCACAAGTGGGCCGGCTATGGGCTGCTGGGTCTGCTGGTCTTCCGGCTCTGGTGGGGCGTGGCCGGCGGCTCGACCGCGCGGTTCGCGAGCTTCCTCACCGGACCCCGGGCGACCCTGTCCTATCTGAAGACCGTGGGCGAACGCAGCCCCAGCCACAGCGCCGGGCACAATCCCCTCGGCGCCTGGAGCGTGGTGGCGATGATCGCCGTAATGCTGGCCTTGACCGTGCTCGGGCTGTTCGCCGCCGATATCGACGGCATCGAGTCCGGGCCGCTCACCTATCTGGTGAGCTTCGAGACCAGCCGGCTCTGCGCCGAATTGCACGAGCTGCTGTTCCGCGTCCTGCAGGGGCTGGTCGTCATGCACCTGCTGGCCGTCGCCTATTACTGGGCCTGGAAGCGCCAAAACCTGATCGGCGCCATGATCAGCGGCAAGAGCGCCTTCGCCGCCGCGCCCTTGCGGCGGGGGCGGCTGTGGAGCCTGCTGGTGGGGCTGGTCCTGGCGGTGGGCGTGGTATGGGCCGCAGCCAAGGGGTTGCGGTTCTAG
- a CDS encoding L-lactate dehydrogenase, with the protein MKPASVSDYRELARRRLPKMFFEYIDGGSYAEVTLGRNVADLEAIALRQRVMRDMSQLDMSVEVFGQPMSFPVGLSPVGMAGMYARRGEVQAAKAAASAGVPFCLSTVGVCSVEEVAASGTPPWFQLYMLKDRGYMAELLARAKAVGCKVLVFTVDLPLPGSRYRDVRSGFTGASGLSGALNTAWQGVTHPDWLWDVWLHGRPHTLGCVQSAVTEGRQVTDFLSWVARNFDRTVTWADIDWVRKTWDGPIVIKGVLDPEDAREAVKAGAQGLVVSNHGGRQLDGVRSSISALPAVVDAVGGDLEIFMDGGVRSGLDVLKALALGARACFVGRAWAYALGAGGQPMVEKMLGTLRSELAVAMILTGCNAARNADKTLLDVAP; encoded by the coding sequence ATGAAGCCGGCGTCGGTATCTGACTATCGCGAGCTGGCGCGGCGCAGGCTGCCGAAGATGTTCTTCGAGTATATCGACGGCGGCAGCTACGCCGAGGTGACCCTGGGCCGAAACGTGGCCGACCTCGAGGCCATCGCCCTGCGCCAGCGAGTCATGCGCGACATGAGCCAGCTGGATATGAGCGTCGAGGTGTTCGGGCAGCCCATGAGCTTTCCCGTGGGCCTGTCGCCGGTGGGCATGGCGGGCATGTACGCCCGCCGCGGCGAGGTCCAGGCGGCCAAGGCCGCGGCTTCGGCGGGCGTGCCGTTCTGCCTCTCGACGGTAGGGGTCTGTTCCGTGGAGGAGGTGGCGGCTTCCGGGACCCCGCCCTGGTTCCAGCTCTATATGCTGAAGGACCGTGGCTACATGGCCGAGCTGCTGGCGCGGGCCAAGGCCGTGGGTTGCAAGGTCCTCGTCTTTACGGTGGATCTGCCGCTGCCCGGCTCGCGCTATCGCGATGTCCGTTCGGGGTTCACCGGCGCGAGCGGGCTGTCCGGCGCGCTCAACACCGCCTGGCAGGGTGTGACCCATCCGGACTGGCTTTGGGATGTCTGGCTGCACGGCCGGCCCCACACGCTGGGCTGCGTCCAGAGTGCGGTGACCGAGGGACGGCAGGTCACCGACTTCCTGAGCTGGGTCGCCAGGAACTTCGACCGCACCGTCACCTGGGCGGACATCGACTGGGTGCGAAAGACGTGGGACGGGCCCATCGTCATCAAGGGCGTGCTGGACCCGGAAGACGCTCGCGAGGCGGTCAAGGCGGGCGCCCAGGGCCTGGTGGTCTCCAACCACGGCGGGCGGCAACTGGACGGGGTGCGGTCCTCGATCTCCGCCCTGCCGGCGGTGGTGGACGCGGTCGGCGGCGACCTGGAGATCTTCATGGACGGCGGGGTGCGCTCCGGCCTGGACGTGCTGAAAGCCCTGGCGCTCGGCGCCCGCGCCTGTTTCGTGGGCCGAGCCTGGGCCTATGCGCTCGGCGCTGGAGGCCAGCCGATGGTGGAGAAGATGCTGGGGACCCTGCGCAGCGAGCTTGCCGTGGCGATGATCCTCACGGGGTGCAACGCCGCGCGAAACGCCGATAAAACGCTACTAGACGTCGCACCTTAG
- a CDS encoding AsmA family protein, which yields MTDDPQPQTPRQMSGRHKALAWTGGIAGVFVIAVALFLILFDWNYLRGPISRYASARTGREVAIDGDLKVKLLSLKPSATVGKIRIGNPKWAGPGQTAQIERLHVQIDALPLLRGRVVLLKLEAAKPNLVLLRDLQGRTTWDFSNGRKRDEPLRMPPIRRFVIDEGRLKFTDAKRKIALDATLNASETQGAANRGFRMAGKGSINAAPFLLNVVGGPLLNVDPDKPYPFDADIRAGATRVRAKGAIPEPFDLGRFAMNVTASGPDLADLYDLTGVALPNSPPYRLTGRMSRDDMTWTIAKIGGRVGDTDLAGELSVDTGRERPFLKADLRSKLLDFDDLATIFGGAPAVGKGETASPEQAAVARQMQAQHRLLPDATLKVDRVRAMDADVKYNAVSVRDAMLPLRSASVHVRLDAGVLTADPVSFDLPKGRIGGSMRLDARKDVPVTSVDLRLTNARLEQLIPIKTGGTPLTGSFVGRIKLTGAGASVHRAAANANGEVLAVVPGGEIREAFAELLGVNVTKGLGLLLAKDKSKTPVRCAVAHFQVKDGVMTANRIVFDTGPVLGTGKGSIDLETERMDFRIEGHPKEPRLIRLTAPITIKGPLTGPKIGVESGRAIAQGGFAALLATVAAPLAVVLPFVDLGLAKDAACGALIADAAREGVPVKVTRR from the coding sequence TTGACTGACGACCCACAGCCGCAAACCCCGCGCCAGATGTCCGGACGCCACAAGGCGCTCGCCTGGACGGGCGGGATCGCGGGCGTATTCGTGATCGCGGTCGCCCTGTTCCTGATCCTGTTCGACTGGAACTATCTGCGCGGCCCGATCTCCCGCTACGCATCGGCGCGCACCGGGCGCGAGGTGGCCATCGACGGCGACCTCAAGGTCAAGCTGTTGTCGTTGAAACCCAGCGCCACCGTGGGCAAGATCCGCATCGGCAATCCGAAATGGGCCGGTCCCGGCCAGACCGCACAGATCGAGCGCCTGCATGTGCAGATCGACGCGTTGCCGCTGTTGCGCGGGCGGGTGGTGCTGCTGAAGCTGGAGGCGGCCAAGCCCAACCTGGTGCTGCTGCGTGACCTCCAGGGACGGACGACCTGGGACTTTTCCAACGGCCGCAAGAGGGACGAGCCGCTACGGATGCCGCCGATACGCCGGTTCGTGATCGACGAGGGCCGGCTGAAGTTCACTGACGCGAAGCGCAAGATTGCCCTCGACGCCACGCTCAATGCGTCGGAGACGCAAGGCGCGGCCAATCGCGGGTTCCGGATGGCGGGCAAGGGCTCGATCAACGCCGCGCCCTTCCTGTTGAACGTTGTCGGTGGGCCGCTGTTGAACGTGGATCCCGACAAGCCATACCCCTTCGACGCCGATATCCGCGCCGGCGCCACCAGGGTACGGGCCAAGGGCGCCATCCCCGAGCCCTTCGATCTTGGCCGGTTCGCCATGAACGTCACGGCCAGCGGTCCCGACCTGGCCGATCTCTACGACTTGACCGGCGTGGCCCTGCCCAACTCCCCGCCCTACCGGTTGACCGGACGGATGTCGCGCGACGACATGACGTGGACGATCGCCAAGATCGGCGGCCGGGTCGGCGACACCGACCTGGCGGGCGAACTTTCGGTCGACACCGGGCGCGAGCGGCCGTTCCTCAAGGCCGACCTGCGTTCGAAGCTTCTGGACTTCGACGACCTGGCTACGATCTTCGGTGGCGCGCCGGCGGTCGGCAAGGGAGAGACCGCCTCGCCGGAACAGGCGGCGGTCGCCCGCCAGATGCAGGCCCAGCACCGGTTGCTGCCGGACGCCACTCTGAAGGTCGATCGGGTCCGCGCCATGGACGCCGACGTGAAGTACAACGCCGTCAGCGTGCGCGACGCCATGCTGCCCCTGCGCTCGGCCTCGGTCCACGTGCGGCTGGACGCGGGCGTACTGACCGCCGACCCGGTGAGCTTCGACCTGCCCAAGGGCCGGATCGGGGGCTCGATGCGGCTGGACGCCCGCAAGGACGTTCCGGTCACCAGCGTCGATCTCCGGCTGACCAACGCGCGGCTGGAACAGCTCATCCCGATCAAGACCGGCGGCACGCCGCTGACCGGCTCGTTCGTCGGTCGGATCAAGCTGACCGGCGCCGGCGCGTCGGTCCACCGGGCGGCCGCCAACGCCAACGGCGAGGTGCTGGCGGTAGTGCCTGGCGGCGAGATCCGGGAGGCCTTCGCGGAGCTTTTGGGGGTCAACGTGACCAAGGGCCTTGGCCTGCTGCTCGCCAAGGACAAGAGCAAGACGCCGGTGCGCTGCGCGGTCGCCCATTTCCAGGTGAAGGACGGGGTGATGACCGCCAACCGTATCGTCTTCGACACCGGCCCCGTGCTGGGGACGGGGAAGGGCAGCATCGACCTGGAGACCGAGCGGATGGACTTCCGCATCGAGGGTCATCCCAAGGAGCCGCGGCTGATACGGCTGACCGCGCCCATCACCATCAAGGGGCCGCTCACCGGACCCAAGATCGGGGTGGAGAGCGGCCGGGCCATCGCCCAGGGCGGTTTCGCCGCCCTGCTGGCGACCGTCGCCGCGCCGCTTGCGGTGGTCCTGCCTTTCGTCGATCTCGGCCTGGCCAAGGACGCCGCGTGCGGCGCCCTCATCGCCGACGCCGCCCGTGAAGGCGTTCCGGTCAAGGTCACCCGCCGCTAG
- the nth gene encoding endonuclease III, translated as MQVRLALPSDLPAVRDRLRAVFGPQRAEHRMDPVSQLIKAVISSRTYDEVAWAAFIRLRAAFPNWTTLTLADPAQIEPVIDPVTFAEDKARRLPILIRVIILKRGELNLDFLKDEPLDEAMAWLTRLPGVGIKAAAATLNFSTLARPVLTVDTHVHRLSGRLGLTPRGGDRTLAYDGLMEQAPADWDADRFFEMHWLLKAQGQSICSHFDPACDLCALRDACPRIGVGRDQEGAVVAFPSRVET; from the coding sequence ATGCAAGTCCGACTCGCCCTCCCCTCCGACCTGCCGGCCGTCCGCGACCGGCTCCGCGCGGTCTTCGGTCCGCAGAGGGCGGAGCATCGGATGGATCCGGTCTCCCAGCTCATCAAGGCTGTGATCAGCTCGCGCACATATGACGAGGTGGCCTGGGCCGCCTTCATCCGCCTGCGCGCGGCCTTCCCGAACTGGACGACCTTGACCCTGGCCGATCCGGCCCAGATCGAGCCGGTCATAGATCCGGTGACCTTCGCCGAGGACAAGGCGCGGCGGCTGCCGATCCTGATCCGGGTGATCATCCTGAAGCGCGGCGAACTCAACCTCGACTTCCTGAAGGACGAGCCGCTGGACGAGGCCATGGCGTGGCTGACCCGACTGCCCGGGGTGGGGATCAAGGCCGCGGCGGCCACCCTGAACTTCAGCACCCTGGCCCGGCCCGTCCTGACGGTGGACACCCACGTCCATCGGCTCAGCGGTCGGCTCGGCCTCACGCCGCGCGGCGGCGACCGGACCCTGGCCTATGACGGCCTGATGGAACAGGCGCCCGCCGATTGGGACGCCGATCGGTTCTTCGAGATGCACTGGCTGCTCAAGGCCCAGGGCCAGTCCATCTGCAGCCACTTCGACCCGGCCTGCGACCTCTGCGCTCTGCGCGACGCCTGCCCCCGCATCGGGGTCGGCCGTGACCAGGAAGGCGCGGTCGTCGCCTTCCCGTCGCGGGTGGAAACCTAA
- the gltB gene encoding glutamate synthase large subunit, producing the protein MGAPERQGLYDPRNEHDACGVGFVANIKGRKSHEVVACGLEILVNLDHRGAVGADPLVGDGAGILIQIPDGLLRDWAGKEGIDLPPPGDYAVAMCFLPRDAAAREMAVHQFEHFLKVEGQTFIAWRDVPTNTDGLGAAVLAEMPVIRQAIVGRGPNTKDQDAFERKLLTVRKQLQNPLAEMATRLNLPGLTQLYLPSFSTRTVVYKGLLLAGQVGTFYEDLANPITESALALVHQRFSTNTFPSWKLAHPYRFIAHNGEINTVRGNVNWMNARRRTLESDLLGPDLNKMWPLIPHGQSDTACLDNALELLLAGGYPLAHAVMMLIPEAWAGNPLMNAERKAFYEYHAALMEPWDGPAAVAFTDGRQIGATLDRNGLRPARFVVTDQDHVIMASEIGVLTVPEERIVRKWRLQPGKMLLIDMEEGRIIEDEEIKATLSQAEPYAEWLSQTQFKLEELPEIAFDEALANDAGRLLDRQQAFGYTQEDIQFFLEPMARTGEDPIGSMGADIPIAVLSRRPKLLYEYFKQNFAQVTNPPIDPIREELVMSLVSMIGPRPNLLGRHAGTHKRLEVSQPILTNEDLSKIRSISELVDGSFRTATIDVTWAAEEGVAGLERALDRVCREATDNVLADKNILILSDREVSSDRIPIPAALATAAVHHHLIRQGLRMQTGLVIETGEAREVHHFCVLAGYGAEAVNPYLAFETLEQIRVSTGSTLSAYDVRKNYIKAVGKGVLKVMSKMGISTYQSYCGAQIFDGVGLSSELIEQYFTGTATTIEGVGLREIAEETVRRHRDAYGDNPIYASMLDVGGTYAFRLRGEEHAWTPETVSKLQHAVRGNLPDEYKSFAAGINEQSERLLTIRGLMRFKAAETPIAIEAVEPAAEIVKRFATGAMSFGSISREAHTTLAMAMNRIGGKSNTGEGGEEADRFVPLPNGDSMRSAIKQVASGRFGVTAEYLVNADDIQIKMAQGAKPGEGGQLPGHKVDKNIARVRHSTPGVGLISPPPHHDIYSIEDLAQLIHDLKNVNSKARISVKLVSEVGVGTVAAGVAKARADHITISGFEGGTGASPLTSLTHAGSPWEIGLAETQQTLLLNGLRTRVAVQADGGLRTGRDVAVAALLGADEFGFATAPLIAAGCIMMRKCHLNTCPVGVATQDPVLRARFTGQPEHVINYFFFVAEELREIMAELGFATVNEMIGRVDRLEMRHAVDHWKAGGVDLSKLLYAIPSESPTGLWNMDRQDHGLGKALDNTLIADAKAALEEGKPVLGEYPIKNINRTVGAMLSGEVARRYGHAGLPDDTISLKFRGQAGQSFGAFAARGISLELTGDGNDYVGKGLSGGRVVVRQPPEANRDPTENIIVGNTVLYGAIAGEAYFEGVAGERFAVRNSGAVTVVEGLGDHGCEYMTGGVVVVLGDTGRNFAAGMSGGVAYVYDPRKRFEALCNKAMVDLDRVTVTGLGHDNAPTQKAVSVENNGMGDMLSFDAERLRILIERHHLYTGSARAREILETWETSLGDFVKVMPKDYRRALVDMAAERQAAAAVAAE; encoded by the coding sequence ATGGGAGCTCCGGAACGTCAAGGTCTGTACGACCCGCGCAACGAACACGATGCGTGCGGCGTGGGGTTTGTGGCCAATATCAAGGGCCGCAAATCGCATGAGGTCGTGGCCTGTGGCCTGGAGATCCTGGTCAATCTGGACCATCGCGGCGCCGTGGGCGCCGATCCGCTGGTGGGCGACGGCGCGGGGATCCTTATCCAGATTCCGGACGGCCTGCTGCGCGACTGGGCCGGCAAGGAAGGTATCGATCTGCCCCCGCCGGGCGACTACGCCGTGGCCATGTGCTTCCTGCCGCGGGACGCCGCCGCCCGCGAAATGGCCGTCCACCAGTTCGAGCACTTCCTGAAGGTTGAAGGCCAGACCTTCATCGCCTGGCGCGACGTGCCGACCAACACCGACGGCCTGGGCGCGGCGGTGCTGGCCGAGATGCCGGTGATCCGCCAGGCCATCGTCGGCCGTGGCCCCAACACCAAGGACCAGGACGCCTTCGAGCGGAAGCTGCTGACCGTGCGCAAGCAGTTGCAGAACCCGCTGGCGGAGATGGCGACCCGGTTGAACCTCCCGGGCCTGACCCAGCTCTACCTGCCGTCATTCTCCACGCGGACGGTGGTCTATAAGGGTCTGCTGCTGGCCGGCCAGGTGGGGACCTTCTACGAGGACCTCGCCAACCCGATCACCGAATCGGCGCTGGCCCTGGTCCACCAGCGGTTCTCGACCAACACCTTTCCATCCTGGAAGCTCGCCCACCCCTACCGGTTCATCGCCCACAACGGCGAGATCAACACGGTGCGCGGCAACGTGAACTGGATGAACGCCCGCCGTCGCACGCTGGAAAGCGACCTGCTGGGCCCCGACCTCAACAAGATGTGGCCGCTGATCCCGCACGGCCAGTCGGACACCGCCTGCCTGGACAACGCGCTCGAGCTGCTGCTGGCCGGCGGCTACCCGCTGGCCCACGCGGTGATGATGCTGATCCCGGAGGCCTGGGCCGGCAATCCGCTGATGAACGCCGAGCGCAAGGCGTTCTACGAGTACCACGCCGCCCTGATGGAGCCGTGGGACGGCCCGGCCGCCGTCGCCTTCACCGATGGCCGCCAGATCGGCGCCACCCTGGACCGCAACGGCCTGCGTCCGGCGCGCTTCGTCGTCACCGACCAGGACCATGTGATCATGGCCTCGGAGATCGGCGTCCTGACCGTTCCCGAGGAGCGGATCGTCCGCAAGTGGCGGCTGCAGCCGGGCAAGATGCTGCTGATCGACATGGAAGAAGGCCGGATCATCGAGGACGAGGAGATCAAGGCGACCCTCTCCCAGGCCGAGCCCTACGCCGAGTGGCTCTCCCAGACCCAGTTCAAGCTGGAAGAGCTGCCCGAGATCGCCTTCGACGAGGCCCTCGCCAACGACGCGGGCCGGCTGCTCGATCGCCAGCAGGCCTTCGGCTACACCCAGGAGGACATCCAGTTCTTCCTCGAGCCCATGGCCCGGACGGGGGAGGATCCGATCGGCTCCATGGGCGCCGACATTCCCATCGCCGTGCTCTCCAGGCGCCCGAAGCTGCTCTACGAGTATTTCAAGCAGAACTTCGCCCAGGTCACCAATCCGCCCATCGACCCGATCCGCGAGGAACTGGTGATGAGCCTGGTCTCGATGATCGGGCCGCGGCCGAACCTGCTGGGCCGCCACGCCGGCACCCATAAACGGCTGGAAGTCTCCCAACCGATCCTCACCAATGAGGATCTGTCGAAAATCCGCTCGATCAGCGAACTGGTGGACGGCTCGTTCCGCACCGCCACCATCGATGTCACCTGGGCGGCCGAGGAGGGCGTCGCGGGGCTTGAGCGCGCCCTGGACCGCGTCTGCCGCGAGGCCACCGACAACGTCCTGGCCGACAAGAACATCCTGATCCTATCGGACCGGGAGGTCTCGTCCGACCGCATCCCGATCCCGGCGGCCCTGGCGACCGCGGCCGTACACCACCACCTGATCCGCCAGGGCCTGCGCATGCAGACCGGCCTGGTGATCGAGACCGGCGAAGCGCGCGAGGTGCACCATTTCTGCGTGCTGGCGGGCTATGGCGCCGAAGCCGTGAACCCCTATCTGGCCTTCGAGACCCTGGAGCAGATCCGCGTCTCCACCGGCTCGACCCTGTCGGCCTACGACGTGCGTAAGAACTACATCAAGGCCGTCGGCAAGGGCGTGCTGAAGGTGATGTCCAAGATGGGCATCTCCACCTACCAGTCCTATTGCGGCGCGCAGATCTTCGACGGGGTCGGCCTGTCGTCGGAACTGATCGAGCAGTACTTCACCGGCACCGCGACCACCATCGAGGGCGTCGGCCTGCGCGAGATCGCCGAGGAGACGGTGCGCCGTCACCGCGACGCCTATGGCGACAATCCGATCTACGCCTCCATGCTGGACGTCGGCGGGACCTACGCCTTCCGCCTACGCGGCGAGGAGCACGCCTGGACGCCGGAGACGGTGAGCAAGCTGCAGCACGCCGTGCGCGGAAATTTGCCGGATGAATACAAGAGCTTCGCGGCTGGAATTAATGAGCAGTCCGAACGCCTGCTGACCATCCGCGGCCTGATGCGCTTCAAGGCCGCCGAGACCCCGATCGCCATCGAGGCGGTCGAGCCGGCGGCCGAGATCGTCAAGCGTTTCGCCACCGGGGCCATGAGCTTCGGCTCGATCAGCCGCGAGGCCCACACTACGCTGGCCATGGCCATGAACCGGATCGGCGGTAAGTCGAACACCGGCGAGGGCGGGGAGGAGGCCGATCGCTTCGTTCCGCTGCCCAACGGCGACTCCATGCGCTCGGCCATCAAGCAGGTGGCCTCCGGCCGGTTCGGCGTCACCGCCGAGTACCTGGTCAACGCCGACGACATCCAGATCAAGATGGCCCAGGGCGCCAAGCCCGGGGAGGGCGGCCAGCTTCCCGGCCACAAGGTCGACAAGAACATCGCTCGGGTCCGGCACTCGACGCCGGGCGTGGGCCTGATCAGCCCGCCGCCGCACCACGACATCTATTCGATCGAGGATCTGGCCCAGCTCATCCACGACCTGAAGAATGTGAATTCCAAGGCCCGCATCTCGGTGAAGCTGGTCTCGGAAGTCGGCGTCGGAACCGTGGCGGCCGGGGTGGCCAAGGCGCGCGCCGACCACATCACCATCTCGGGCTTCGAGGGCGGCACCGGCGCCTCGCCGCTGACCTCGCTGACCCATGCGGGCTCGCCCTGGGAGATCGGCCTGGCCGAGACCCAGCAGACCCTGCTGCTCAATGGACTGCGGACCCGCGTGGCGGTCCAGGCCGACGGCGGCCTGCGCACCGGGCGCGACGTGGCGGTCGCCGCCCTGCTGGGGGCCGACGAGTTCGGCTTCGCCACGGCTCCGCTGATCGCGGCCGGCTGTATCATGATGAGGAAGTGCCACCTCAACACCTGCCCGGTGGGGGTGGCCACCCAGGACCCGGTTCTGCGCGCGCGCTTCACCGGCCAGCCCGAGCACGTGATCAACTACTTCTTCTTCGTCGCCGAAGAGCTGCGCGAGATCATGGCGGAGCTTGGCTTCGCCACGGTCAACGAGATGATCGGCCGCGTCGACCGCCTGGAGATGCGCCACGCGGTCGACCACTGGAAGGCCGGCGGCGTCGACCTCTCCAAGCTGCTCTACGCCATCCCTTCCGAGAGCCCGACCGGCCTTTGGAACATGGACCGCCAGGACCACGGTCTGGGGAAGGCGCTCGACAATACCCTGATCGCTGACGCCAAGGCCGCGCTGGAGGAGGGCAAGCCCGTCCTCGGCGAGTATCCGATCAAGAACATCAACCGCACCGTCGGCGCCATGCTGTCGGGCGAGGTGGCGCGCCGCTACGGCCATGCCGGCCTGCCGGACGACACCATCAGCTTGAAGTTCCGCGGCCAGGCCGGTCAGAGCTTCGGCGCCTTCGCCGCCCGCGGGATCAGCCTGGAACTGACCGGTGACGGCAACGACTATGTGGGCAAGGGCCTGTCCGGCGGCCGGGTGGTCGTGCGCCAGCCGCCGGAAGCCAACCGCGACCCGACCGAGAACATCATCGTCGGCAACACCGTCCTCTACGGGGCCATCGCCGGGGAGGCCTATTTCGAGGGCGTGGCCGGCGAACGTTTCGCCGTGCGCAACTCCGGCGCGGTGACGGTGGTCGAAGGCCTGGGCGACCACGGTTGTGAATACATGACCGGCGGCGTGGTGGTGGTGCTGGGCGACACCGGGCGCAACTTCGCCGCCGGGATGTCGGGCGGCGTGGCCTATGTCTACGATCCCAGGAAGCGGTTCGAGGCGCTCTGCAACAAGGCCATGGTCGACCTGGACCGCGTGACCGTCACCGGCCTCGGCCACGACAACGCGCCCACCCAGAAGGCGGTGTCGGTCGAGAACAACGGCATGGGGGACATGCTCTCCTTCGACGCCGAGCGCCTGCGCATCCTGATCGAACGCCACCACCTCTATACGGGGTCGGCGCGCGCGCGGGAGATCCTGGAGACCTGGGAGACCTCGCTGGGCGACTTCGTGAAGGTCATGCCCAAGGACTATCGCCGGGCCCTGGTCGACATGGCCGCCGAACGCCAGGCGGCCG
- a CDS encoding DUF72 domain-containing protein, whose protein sequence is MTVRIGTAGWAIPRPVAPGFPAAGSILARYAQVFTAVEINSSFFRSHRRETYERWAASTPPGFSFSVKLPRTITHEARLEPCEGPLARFLNEVAGLGGKLGPILIQLPPSLRFEATGEAFIRGWRDRHSGPTVIEPRHPTWFEPQVEELLARSEVTRVAADPAVVPGAAEPGGWLGLTYTRLHGSPVMYASPYTDAALEAVAARLGARPGEAWCMFDNTRSGAAAADALRLLSRCKPGNLASTALETTADHASLRPRILGAIDDRPD, encoded by the coding sequence ATGACCGTCCGGATCGGAACTGCGGGCTGGGCCATTCCCCGTCCGGTAGCGCCTGGCTTTCCAGCGGCGGGATCGATCCTGGCGCGCTACGCCCAGGTGTTCACCGCGGTCGAGATCAACAGTTCCTTCTTCCGGTCGCATCGGCGCGAAACCTATGAGCGCTGGGCGGCATCGACGCCGCCCGGCTTTTCGTTCTCCGTGAAGCTGCCGCGCACGATCACCCACGAGGCTCGGCTCGAGCCCTGCGAGGGGCCCCTTGCGCGTTTCCTCAATGAGGTCGCGGGGCTTGGCGGCAAGCTCGGCCCGATCCTGATCCAGCTTCCCCCAAGCCTTCGCTTTGAAGCGACCGGCGAGGCCTTCATTCGGGGTTGGCGCGACCGCCATTCCGGTCCGACGGTGATCGAGCCGCGCCATCCGACCTGGTTCGAGCCGCAGGTGGAAGAACTCCTGGCCCGCAGCGAGGTCACCCGCGTGGCGGCCGACCCCGCCGTGGTTCCCGGGGCGGCCGAACCCGGCGGCTGGCTGGGCCTGACCTATACCCGCCTCCACGGTTCGCCGGTCATGTACGCCTCGCCCTATACCGACGCGGCGTTGGAGGCGGTCGCGGCGCGCCTGGGCGCACGGCCGGGCGAGGCCTGGTGCATGTTCGACAACACACGCTCGGGAGCAGCGGCTGCCGACGCCTTGCGGCTGCTTTCGCGCTGCAAGCCGGGAAATCTCGCGTCTACGGCGTTGGAGACCACCGCCGACCACGCTAGTTTGCGCCCACGGATTCTAGGAGCGATCGATGACCGACCGGATTGA